The Streptomyces sp. DG1A-41 genomic sequence GGCGTACTTCGCACCCCGCACGGGGCGCTGACCCACCCTCCCCCTGAAAAGAGGTCACCGTGAGCGACACCGCATCCATGAGCGAAAACGCCCCCACCCTCGTCCTGACCGGCGGCCAGGTTCTCACCGTCGACGCCGGCTTCACCGTCGCCGAAGGCGTTGCCGTACGCGGCCGGGACATTCTGTCCGTCGGCAGCGACGCGGAGATGCGCGCCCTGGCCGGTCCCGGCACTCGGATCGTCGAACTGGGCGGCCGGACCGTGCTGCCCGGCATCAACGACTCGCATCTGCACGGAGCCGCCTACGGGATGACGAAGCCGCCGTTCGCCATCGACGTCGGCCATCCGGCGGTGGGTTCCCTCGCCGACATCGCCGCGGCCGTCGCCCGGGCGGCACGGGACGTCCCGGACGGAGAGTGGATCGTCGGCCTGGGCTGGGACCCCGGTTACCTCGCCGAGTGCCTCGCCGACCCGGGCCGCTTCCCCCATCGCCGGGACCTGGACGCGGTGGCGCCGGGTCACCCGGTCTGCCTGACCGACTTCTCCTCGCACATGGTGTGGGCCAACTCCGAGGCGCTGCGCCGCTGCGGCATCGACGCGGACACCACGCCCCCGCCCGGCGGCGTCATCGACCACGACCCCGATGGCCGGCCGACCGGCATCCTGCGCGAGGCCGCCGGGCGGCTCGTCCAGGCCGCCCTGCCCGCCCCCACGCTCGCCCAGCGCCGCCAGGCCATCCAGGGCGTGATCCGCGAGCTGCACTCCCGCGGCATCACCAGCTACACCGAGCCCGGCCTCGGCCCCGGCGGTGCCGGAACCCTCTTCGGCGGCCTGAGCACCGACAACTGGACCGCGTACGCGGACCTCGCGGCGAGCGGTGAACTCCGGGCGCGCGTCAGCGTCCTGCTGCTGCCCGCCCCCATGGGCGGCTCTGCCGCCGACGTCCGCGAGGGCCTGGCCGAACTGCGCCGCCCCGAGTCCGCCGACCCCCGGCTGCTGCGGGCCATCGGCGTCAAGATCTTCGGCGACGGAGTGCCGCCCAACCGCACGGCCTGGATGAACGAGCCGTACCCGGAGGGCGGTCACGGCGCCCTGTGCGTCCACGGCGACACCCCCGCGCTCCAGGCCGACGAACTGCGCGAGATGATCCGGGTCGCCCACGAGGCCGGTTTCCAGCTCGGCGTGCACGTCACCGGCGACCGCGCCATCGACACGGTGGTGGACGCCTTCGTCGCCGCCGACCGGGCCGCGCCCCGCCCCGACGCCCGTCACTACGTCATCCACGGCGACTTCGTCAGCCCCGGCAGCCTGGCCAAGCTCGCCGCGCACGGCTACGGCGTCAACATGAACCCCGCCATCAAGTGGACCGTCTCCGACCTGATGGACGAGGTCGTGGGCCCCGAACGCTCCGCCTGCCAGTGGCCGGTGCGCTCCGCGCTCGACGCCGGAGTACGGGTCTGCGCCAGCTCCGACGCGCCGATCACCGAACCCGACTGGCGACAGGGCGTGGCCTCGATGATGCTCCGCGAGTCCAGGGCCAGCGGACGCCCCAGCGGCCCCGAACAGTGCGTGCCGCTCGCCGACGCCCTGCGCGCCTATACCGCCACCCCGGCCTGGCAGGACTTCGCCGACGACTGGAAGGGCACCGTCGAGCCGGGCAGGGCAGCCGACCTGTGCGTCCTGGACCGACCGCTGCTCGGCCTCGACCCGCACGACATCACCAAGGTCCAGGTGGATCTCACGGTGTTCGACGGACGCGTGGTCTTCGAACGCTGAGCTTGCACCTCACAGCGCCGCCGACCGGCGGCCCGCTGTGCGTGACGCCACCATGGCGTCACAACGGCGCTGCTGCAAGCCACCTCGCTGTCATGTGGCGCCACGACACGCCAGATCAAGCAGGAAATGCCAGGCCGGCACCCGTCGTGCCAAGAAAGTGCCAATCTGGCTCGCCGTGATGCCATTTATGTGCCATCATGGCGCCATGGACCTCACGCCCTACGTCGACAACCTCCGGCACGAGCTCGCCGTCGCCGCGGACGCCGGCGGTGACGACGCTCGTGCCCTCGCCGAGCGGCTCACCGCACCCCTGGAGTCCGCCGCCCGCCTGACCCTCCTCAACGCACTGTCCGCCGCCATGGGCGAGGTCACGCGGGACTTGGCGCCGGGCTCGGTCGACGTGCGGCTGCGCGGACTCGACCCCGAGTTCGTGGTGACGCCGCCGCCGGCACCCGAGCCGTTCCGTGAGGTGCGGGAGCCGGTCGCGGCCCCCGCCCCCGCGCCGCCCCCGCCGCCCGCGGACGCCGACGACGGCGCCATGGCTCGGATCAACTTCCGCCTCCCCGCCCACCTCAAGGCCCGCGCCGAGGACGCTGCGGCGGCGGAGGGCCTGTCGGTCAACGCCTGGCTGGTACGGGCCGTGTCCACCGCCCTCGACGGCGGGGCGCGCACGAGCCCGCAGGGCCGCGGCAAGGACTCGGGCAGCCGGGGCTTCACCGGCTGGGTCCGCTAGGGCCGCCGGCCCGCCTCACCCTCACCGGCGGATCGCCGATCCCGCCGACGTGACTCATCACCCGCCCCACCGGCGGAATCACTCACCCAAGCCAGGAGGACGGGACAGTCATGCCTGCTTTCGACACCCCCGAACCGATCTCCGCCATCCTCGAGTTGGACGCCGGGGCCGCCCGCATCACCGCGGGCAAGCGCACCGACACGGTCGTGGAAGTGCTGCCGCGCAACGGCTCCGACGACAACGACGTACGTGCCGTGCAGCAGACCCAGGTCACCTTCTCGGGCGGCCGCCTCACGGTCAGGACACCCAGGAAGCGGGCCCTGTTCGGCAAGCCGGGCGCCGTCGAGGTGAGCGTCGAACTGCCCGCGGGGTCCGATGTCCGGGCCACGGCGGCCCTGGGCGGGTTCTTCTGCGAGGGCCGATTCGGGGGCGTCACGCTCAAGACCTCGCTCGGCGACATCCAGGCCGACGAGGTGGCCGGCGCGAACCTCAGGACCGACCTCGGCGACATCCGTCTGGCCCGCTCGACCGGCGACGTCGAGGTCATCGGCTCGGGCCGTATCGAGATCGGCACCGTCGCCGGCGCGGCGACCGTCAAGAACGCCAACGGCGCGACCGAGATCGGCGAGGTGACCGGAGGCCTGAAGACCAACGCGGCCAACGGCGAGATCTCCGTCGGCATCGCACACAGCAGCGTCGACGCCAAGTCCGCCAACGGCCGGATCGAGATCGGCGTCGCCCGCGCCGGCGTCGAGGCGATGTGCTCCAACGGCCGCATCCGCGTCGGCGACGTCACCCGCGGCCGGATCGACCTTCGCACCTCCGTCGGCGACCTCGAAGTGGGCATCCACGAGGGCACCGCGGCCTGGCTCGACCTGAACACCAAGTACGGCACGGTACGCAACGCGCTCGGCTCCGCCGCCGGCCCCGCGGACTCCGACGAGACCGTCGAGGTGTACGGCCGGACCTCGACCGGCGACATCATCATCCGCCGCGCCTGACTGACCGGGCGTACCCCCAACTCCCCATCCGGAGAGGAAAAGCGGCATGACTGCCACCCGGACCCCCGCGCCGACCGCCACGCACACGACGGCACCGGCCATCACCGCCACCGGACTGCGCAAGTCCTACGGCGACAAGCTCGTGCTCGACGGCGTCGACCTGAACATCGCGGAAGGCGCCGTCTTCGCCCTGCTCGGGCCCAACGGTGCCGGCAAGACCACCACGGTGGAGATCCTCTCCACGCTCATCGACGCCGACGCCGACGCCGACGCGGGCGAGGCCTGGGTCGCGGGCCGCCATCTGACCCGGGCCGCCGACGCGGTGCGCTCCGCGATCGGCGTCACCGGCCAGTTCTCGGCCGTCGGCAATCTGCTGACCGCCGAGGAGAACCTGCTCCTCATGGCAGACCTGCACCACCTCGACCGGAGGGAAGGCAAACGGCGGGCCAATAACCTGCTGCGCCGCTTCGACCTGTCCGACGTCGTGGGCAGGACCGCCGCCACCTTCTGCTCGGCACCGGGATCGGCTCCGGCGCGGCCATCGGACTCGCGTGGTGCGTGGCGCTCACCGTGGTCGGCCACCTGTGGGCGCGCCGCCCCTTCAAGACCGGCGCCAAGCGGTAACCACACCTGACTTCAGGCCACTTCACCCATCGCACCATCCACACCACCCGCCCGACGATCGCAGGAGAACCTCATGTCGTACGACCCGACGGCCGCCGACGCCACCGCCGCCGAAGAGCCCCCCACCCTGCCCACCGACCGGCATACCGGCTGCCCCTTCGACCCGCCCGCCGGACTCACCGCGCTGAGCGACAAGCCGCTGCGCCGCCTGCGCTACGCCGACGGACACATCGGCTGGCTGGCCACCGGACACGCCGCGGCCCGCGCGATCCTGGCCGACCCGCGCTTCAGCTCGCGCTACGAACTCATGCACCTGCCGGTACCGATGCCAGGGATGCCCCAGGAACTGCCACCGGCGCCGGTCGGCGACCTCACCGGCCTCGACGCCCCCGAACACACCCGCTACCGGCGCCTGCTCACCGGCAAGTTCACCGTCCGCCGCATGCGTCAACTCACCGAGCGTGTCGAGCGGTTAACCACCGAGTGCCTGGACGCCATGGAACAGGCCGGACCCACGGCCGACCTGGTGGAGGCGTTCGCACAGCCCGTGCCCGCGCTCATGATCTGCGAGCTCCTCGGCGTGCCGTACGCCGGTCGCGAGCGCTTCCAGAGCCAGGTGGCGACCGTCTTCGACCAGACGGCGGACGCGGAGGCCAAGGGCGAGGCCTATGCGGCGTTGCTCCAGTACCTGAACGAACTGGTCCTCGCCAAGCGCGCCGAGCCCACCGACGACCTGCTCAGCGATCTGACCACCTCCGACCTCACCGACGAGGAGCTGGCCGGAATCGGCGCACTGCTGCTCGCCGCCGGGCTGGACACCACCGCGAACATGCTCGGCCTCGGCACCTTCGCCCTGCTGAGCAATCCCGGCCAACTCGAGGCCCTGCGCGCCGACCCGGGCCTCGCCGAGCAGACCGTGGAGGAGCTGCTGCGCTACCTCAGCGTGGCCGATCCGATTCCGCGGGCAGCGCTCGAGGACGTCGAGGTGGCGGGCCGGCTCATCAAGGCGGGCGAGACGGTGACCGTTTCCGTGCAGGCCGCCAACCGCGACCCGCACAGGTTCCCCGACCCCGACCGGCTCGACATCCACCGCAAGGCCACCGGACACCTGGCCTTCGGCCACGGCGCCCACCAGTGCCTCGGCCAGCAGCTCGCCCGCGTCGAGATGACCGTCGCGTTCCGGGCGCTCTTCGCCCGCTTTCCCACCCTGCGCCTCGCGGTGCCGCCGCAGGAGGTGCCGCTGCGCGAGCGCTCCAGCATCTACGGCGTGGTCAGCCTGCCCGTCACCTGGGACGAGGAGTAGCCGCATGAGCGACCCACGACAGCCGCTGCGTCTCAGCGCCGACCGTGACCGCTGCGCGGGCGCCGGCATGTGCGCCCTGACGGCTCCCGAGGTCTTCGACCAGGACGATGAGGAAGGCCTGGTGGTGCTCCTGCACCCCGCGCCGGCACCCGAGCACCAGGCCGCCGCCCGGATGGCCGTCGGCCTCTGCCCCGCCGGAGCCATCGCCCTCGACTCGCAGGATTCCACGGCCCCGTAGCGACCGTGGCCGATCAGCGAGTCACGCCGCCCGCACCACCGTCCGCCGCGATCCCCACCGCCGGGTCCGGTACCTCCCGGTCACCCGGCACACCGCGTAGATGCCGAACGAGATCGTCGTGACGTAGGGGCTGATGGGGATGCTGCTGCCCAGCGCGAGCAGGATGCCGCCCTCGATCGAGGCCACGGCGAACAGCACGCTCAGCACGGGCAGCAGCACCGGCGACGCGGTGACGCGGGCGGCGGCCGCGGCCGGGGTGACGACCAGCGTGAGCACCAGCAGCGCGCCGACGACCTGCACCGACAGGGCGACCGCGAGCCCGAGCACCAGCATGAACGCGAAGGACAGCGTACGCACCGGCACCCCGCGTGCCTCGGCCACGTCCGGGTCCGTGCTGGCGAAGGTGAGCGGACGCCACATCACCGCCAGGGCGATCAGCACCAGCACGGACGTACCGAGCAGCCACGACATCTGCGGGGTGTCCACGGCAACGATCTGACCGGTGAGCAGCCCGAACTTGTTGGCCGCCCGGCCCTTGTAGAGGGCGAGGAAGAGCACGCCGAGACCCAGCCCGAACGGCATGATGATGCCGATCACCGAGTTGCGGTCCCGGGCCCGTGTCCCCAGCACCCCGATGGCCCCGGCCGCGAGGAGCGAACCGGCGATCGAGCCCACCACGATGTTCGCGCCCAGCAGCAGCGCGGCCGACGCGCCCGCGAAGGACAGCTCGCTGATGCCGTGCACCGCGAACGGCAGGTCCCGCATCAGGACGAAGACCCCGGCCAGCCCGCCCACGAGACCGAGTGCCACGCCGGCGATGAGAGAGTTGCGGACCAGGGTCAGCAGCTCGCCGTAGTCGGTGAAGTCGAAGATCTGCTGCCAGACCCCGTCGGCGAGCGTCATGCGCGCACTCCGTCCGTCTCGTGAACCTGCCCGGGATGGTGCGGCGGCGCGGCCGGCTCGTCGGGAGCCCCGGCGACGACGACCCGGCCCCGCACGCGCACCACGTCGACCTGTGTGCCGTAGAGCCGGGAGAGCGACTCGGAGGTCAGCACCTCGTCCGGGGTGCCGACGCGGTGGCCGCCGGGGGCCAGGTAGAGC encodes the following:
- a CDS encoding amidohydrolase; the protein is MSENAPTLVLTGGQVLTVDAGFTVAEGVAVRGRDILSVGSDAEMRALAGPGTRIVELGGRTVLPGINDSHLHGAAYGMTKPPFAIDVGHPAVGSLADIAAAVARAARDVPDGEWIVGLGWDPGYLAECLADPGRFPHRRDLDAVAPGHPVCLTDFSSHMVWANSEALRRCGIDADTTPPPGGVIDHDPDGRPTGILREAAGRLVQAALPAPTLAQRRQAIQGVIRELHSRGITSYTEPGLGPGGAGTLFGGLSTDNWTAYADLAASGELRARVSVLLLPAPMGGSAADVREGLAELRRPESADPRLLRAIGVKIFGDGVPPNRTAWMNEPYPEGGHGALCVHGDTPALQADELREMIRVAHEAGFQLGVHVTGDRAIDTVVDAFVAADRAAPRPDARHYVIHGDFVSPGSLAKLAAHGYGVNMNPAIKWTVSDLMDEVVGPERSACQWPVRSALDAGVRVCASSDAPITEPDWRQGVASMMLRESRASGRPSGPEQCVPLADALRAYTATPAWQDFADDWKGTVEPGRAADLCVLDRPLLGLDPHDITKVQVDLTVFDGRVVFER
- a CDS encoding DUF4097 family beta strand repeat-containing protein, translated to MPAFDTPEPISAILELDAGAARITAGKRTDTVVEVLPRNGSDDNDVRAVQQTQVTFSGGRLTVRTPRKRALFGKPGAVEVSVELPAGSDVRATAALGGFFCEGRFGGVTLKTSLGDIQADEVAGANLRTDLGDIRLARSTGDVEVIGSGRIEIGTVAGAATVKNANGATEIGEVTGGLKTNAANGEISVGIAHSSVDAKSANGRIEIGVARAGVEAMCSNGRIRVGDVTRGRIDLRTSVGDLEVGIHEGTAAWLDLNTKYGTVRNALGSAAGPADSDETVEVYGRTSTGDIIIRRA
- a CDS encoding cytochrome P450; translation: MSYDPTAADATAAEEPPTLPTDRHTGCPFDPPAGLTALSDKPLRRLRYADGHIGWLATGHAAARAILADPRFSSRYELMHLPVPMPGMPQELPPAPVGDLTGLDAPEHTRYRRLLTGKFTVRRMRQLTERVERLTTECLDAMEQAGPTADLVEAFAQPVPALMICELLGVPYAGRERFQSQVATVFDQTADAEAKGEAYAALLQYLNELVLAKRAEPTDDLLSDLTTSDLTDEELAGIGALLLAAGLDTTANMLGLGTFALLSNPGQLEALRADPGLAEQTVEELLRYLSVADPIPRAALEDVEVAGRLIKAGETVTVSVQAANRDPHRFPDPDRLDIHRKATGHLAFGHGAHQCLGQQLARVEMTVAFRALFARFPTLRLAVPPQEVPLRERSSIYGVVSLPVTWDEE
- a CDS encoding metal ABC transporter permease, whose amino-acid sequence is MTLADGVWQQIFDFTDYGELLTLVRNSLIAGVALGLVGGLAGVFVLMRDLPFAVHGISELSFAGASAALLLGANIVVGSIAGSLLAAGAIGVLGTRARDRNSVIGIIMPFGLGLGVLFLALYKGRAANKFGLLTGQIVAVDTPQMSWLLGTSVLVLIALAVMWRPLTFASTDPDVAEARGVPVRTLSFAFMLVLGLAVALSVQVVGALLVLTLVVTPAAAAARVTASPVLLPVLSVLFAVASIEGGILLALGSSIPISPYVTTISFGIYAVCRVTGRYRTRRWGSRRTVVRAA
- a CDS encoding ferredoxin, which encodes MSDPRQPLRLSADRDRCAGAGMCALTAPEVFDQDDEEGLVVLLHPAPAPEHQAAARMAVGLCPAGAIALDSQDSTAP
- a CDS encoding toxin-antitoxin system HicB family antitoxin, whose amino-acid sequence is MDLTPYVDNLRHELAVAADAGGDDARALAERLTAPLESAARLTLLNALSAAMGEVTRDLAPGSVDVRLRGLDPEFVVTPPPAPEPFREVREPVAAPAPAPPPPPADADDGAMARINFRLPAHLKARAEDAAAAEGLSVNAWLVRAVSTALDGGARTSPQGRGKDSGSRGFTGWVR